The following are from one region of the Endozoicomonas sp. 4G genome:
- a CDS encoding BrnA antitoxin family protein, whose protein sequence is MSNEPKKPDFISQEDWDSVDVPEWTEEDWANARPAAEVLPEIVEEYRRTRGQQKEPTKEQVSIRLSPEVLDYFRGQGKGWQTQIDNILKAHIAGH, encoded by the coding sequence ATGAGCAACGAACCCAAAAAGCCCGACTTCATTAGTCAGGAAGACTGGGATTCAGTGGATGTTCCCGAATGGACGGAAGAAGACTGGGCAAATGCCCGTCCAGCTGCAGAAGTTCTCCCCGAAATTGTTGAGGAGTACCGCCGAACCCGTGGACAGCAGAAAGAACCGACCAAGGAACAGGTCTCTATCCGCCTTAGTCCTGAGGTACTGGATTATTTTCGTGGTCAGGGTAAAGGCTGGCAAACACAGATTGATAATATTTTAAAAGCGCACATTGCAGGACACTGA